In Chrysemys picta bellii isolate R12L10 chromosome 4, ASM1138683v2, whole genome shotgun sequence, the sequence gaacttgctttgatccacccccttggagcactgctttaccgcgttatagtcGGGGTAGAGGTGTTTTTCTTCAGATAAGAAAGCCACCAGTTGGCATTAAATTGCCCTTAACTTCTCATTGGGCCTTTTTCCAAATGGTTGTTAGTCCCTCAGTAAATATTCAGTTCCTTAACAGCTTTTGTTTAAATTCTCAACACTACCCCACGCTGATCGGTTTCTGTATTGTCCCCTGGCCTCTCAGATAACACATCAAAATCTACACAAGTAACAGGATCCCATGTGGCAAGGGATTTAAGTGCCCTTCCCTGACTTGACTGCACTGGCACACACAATCGGCACTGCTGAGATTGATGCAGTAgcatcgatttagcaggtcttgtGAAGATGCAATAAGATGATGGCTGTACTCCACCTCCTCGAGAGGCAGAAGGTAAGTAAATCGGTCGGAGTGTCTTCCCGTCAACATAGTGCGGTGTAGACAGTGCATTAAATCGATGTaagctacgtcactcaggggggtgcttttttcacacccctgagtgatgtgacttacattgacttaagcggtagtgtagaccaggcctcacagTACTCTTACTGGTGCTTATTCAGCTATCTTACATCTATTGATGGAACTCCATAGCTATATCTGTGTTCCCATAGAACAGATGCCACCCCTGGATTATTCTCTTATGTCCTCTTGCTGttgggtggcgggggggaagagaCTCTCCGAGCTTTATGTCTATGGTCTAGGATCTATCACTTTTTCATTTTGTGGACCATGTATATAAGAAAGTAATCTTATTTACCACTGCCCCACTACCTCCACTCATTAAACTTTTATGATCTGATTTTCAGTAGTGCTgggcaccctcagctcccattgacttcacttctgagcttagcacctctgaaagaAATAAGTTAGACTACTTCCTATATCTCCCCTCTGGATTTTCTGTTTGTTCTGGTGCTGCTGTGGGCCACCAGAAAGAGTTCTATGTACCACTGATGGTCCGCCAATCATAGCCTTTGATCACGGTATAGATGAAAAGCAGAGGGTGCTTGAAATCCCGGCAATACAGCTGCCACCCTCTCAGACTTCAGTTCTGAAAGATGACTTGCCCTGTCACTCTGAATCAATGACTGCCTAGGTAGAGTCTTGGGGAACTGTGCACTTACCTCTGTGGCTATGACACACTCGTTACGCTCCTCTGTTATCACGAAGACAGACTGGTACATAGAATCCCTTGGAGAGCATATTGCTGATATCCTACATTCTGGCTTTTCACTAAGGGAGACACAGAGACAAAGTAAAAATCTAAGGACTCTGAAGATAATGAAATCCCTTATAAAGGTCTTCTAGAAATATCCATATGAGAAGGTAGAGGATGAATGGGAAGGGGAAGATGGGTAAAAAGATGAGGTAATACCCTGAATCAAGTAACAATCTTTGTTTCAGGTGTTCTCTACAATGAGCAGGAGGTTACAATTGAAAAGAGGATTCAGTACTGTCCTGCTACACTTCCACCGTGCCCTGTCTAATAATTTACTACTCAGCTCCATCTCCTGTCCCTTTTCATTTCCTGCAATGTCAGCATTACAATGCAGCATTTAAATCACATGTGAAATCCAAGTGAGAGATTTGTACCTATGTCAAAAGGCTGAACCAATGGAAACCCATCTTTTTCTCTCTTTGGCTGGAATATGGTTCTTattccaaccccccacccccacaaaacaGGATGTTCTTGGGAAGGCTGTCCTAATCTTTGCTTTATTAAGAtctgaaataattatttttaatctcaatATAGATCCGTTCTTGTCTCTCCATCATCTAGTTGGGAAGGAAAGACTACTTATTTTCACGAATGGACTGATTGCCAATCCCATCCATTACCCAGACTGGCTGCATCCTGGGCAGAAAGAGAGTTTAATTGACAGGGACAGTAAAAATCATGCTCCAATCTGAAGATTCCCCACCTATCatctatttcccccccacacttctGCTCCCTGAATGAAAAACTGCCTTTTCTCTCATATGCACCTTGGACAGATGTGGCTTAACAATTACCGGGAAAAACTGCACTCTTACCTGTATAATCGGAGGGGAGGCTTCTCTCCTAAACACTTTTCACTTTTATAATATTTATCTTCCTGTGTCCCTCTGCTTGGCAGATCCTTTACCAGGTTATAGTCCAATATATGGTTCTTAGGTTTGTAGTTTGATTTTTCCAGCCCACAGTCCACCTCTAGGTCTTTATTTTTATTGGTGTTTTTGAGCTGGGAAGCTGGAATAAGGTTGTCCTTCTGGAAATCAGACAGATTGTTCATTGTCTCCAAGTCCTGCTCTGGGTGCCTCCGCATCTGTCTGATGACCATAGCTATCATGCAGAATAATACAAGCAAAGCCACCAGTCCCACACCCATGGATATAGCTATCCAGGGAACAGGTTTAGGAGGATATGGAACGGGCACTGTATAAACCGGGAACTCACAACGGCTGCCCATGAAGCCATAAGGACAGTTACAAAGAAAGTTAGCATTATAAAGTCCATCATAGCACGTGGCCCCATTCTGGCATGGCCCAGAAGCACATTCATCTCTGGTTTTAATGTCACAGTTCCTGCCTGtgtagcctggcaagcaggtgcagGTATAGTCATTGATCAGGTCATGACAAGAGCCCCCGTTAGAACATGGATTCCTGGTACACTCGTTGATGTTTATCTCACATTTCTGACCAGAGAAACCAGCACGGCAGCGACACACACGGAGTTGACCCAAATCAAAGCAATGACCACctggaaaaaaatacaataaaaagttTAGTCAGCAATGGACGTCATCCTGAACACTAAGTCACTTCCTCGGTAAGCAATTCATATTACTGCAACAGGCGGGAAATAGTTTTATATAAATACAACATGCATATTTTGAAAGCTCTACAAGTTGCCTAATCAAGCTATTGTGATTTATAATCAGGTCCTTTTAATATAATGGATACAAAACATTGCAtacatgttggtcccaggataatagagagataaggtgggtgacaaaatctctctcaccaaaagaagttagtccaatacaagatattgcctcacccaccttgtccctttaATATATAGGTAGTTTCATTTAGTCTGCACacttctcccctttcctccttcccttGATAAATCTCCTGCAATCTCTAATGCACTGGTAATTTACGTACAACATAACAATGTTGGTTCCTTCTGAGAGGCCAGGATAGGAAGTGAATATATAATCGGAGAGGTAGGCTGATAACACAGAGGATGGGCCAGAGATCAAATTAAAGATTTCCATCACTTTAGCACTGAAAGTGTGAAGGATCAAGAGATACATAGGATCTCCTGATGGGAAGACTTACCATTTGCACAAGGGTTGCTTGTGCATCTATCCACTTTCTTTTCACAGTTAGATCCTGTAAAGCCGAGAGGGCAACGGCAAGTGTAGCTGGCCCCTTGGTCCTTTTCCAAGCATGTGCCACCATTAAAACAAGGTGAGTCAACACAAGTCAAGGCACTATGCTCACAGTGAGCACCATAGTATCCAGGGGGGCATAGGCAATGGTAGCCATTCTCCATATCCTgcaaaattaaaaacttaacattGGACTTTTGCTATTTGACTCCATTCGAAGGCAGTTACTCTCACGTATCCTCTGTTGATCAACAGCAAACTTTCTTCCATCCCGCCTCATCTACCTGATGGGAATGTATTGTTCTCTGCAGCCAGTGAAGTATTTAGAGGAAAAAAATGCAGACGGGACTCAGAGGGATTAAGTCACTAGACAGCAGAGTGGATTtgttaaatcactagtcaggaagactctatttaatcatggatttctacataaaagtgcattcttgttggctgttataaccttaatacatattcttcacaactcagaaatagatgtaggtttcatttttagaaggtacacactatacatttttaaagtgatttattttgaaaacttttcaggttaattttacagctatatcaaaaaatgaatgattgtttggttatttcatttaccaaaggtaattgaagcagatatttatgaagtcattgggagatgaactatctccaattcaataggttaatcattaatatttagaggattttcttgccatgctgtattaagaggagaacatcacctgacagacatttaaattgttttatttaactaaacaacaactttatgtattctggatttttttcaacagcaaacatacaatattttaacaaaacaagcatatggatttttgaatttagttaaacattcaagttttttaaaatcaggtttgtttttgttaaaattgtttttaactaaaaagttaaatgaattttaaaaaaattaaattgactatgtcagccaggtcaacatgagaaacttaaaatattgacttctgcagctaactcagttgtcttcaccttcattttcctgtttgttcataatctggaaaagaaaaacaagctttcctgctttttcagatcccaaacgatttctcaatttggaatgaatgtattctttctacaccggcagaagaagctactactgttaaaagtgagattatcacttcaacagtctttgAATCCAAGTGATTAAGTGACTTCAGgcccgcccagaggattcagggggcctggggcaaagcaggggagctgcggcacttgtactcacccggcggcggtccgggtcttcggcggcgggggggccccttcagtcactccgcatcttcggcagcactgaagggccctcCACCGCCAAAATgacgccaaagacccggaccaccgccgggccagggctcgcggggtcCCTGCGGGGCCCCGGGAAAATTGgcccacttgcccccccgggGCGGTCCtgagtgacttccaccagttcactggtgtgactttctttaaaacatcatcagcaagcATATATTTCTTGagtggttcttattcccaaactgggtctcttttatggcctgctgccattatagctTTTCCCTTCTaatgagagaatggtatggtagatctcaaatcaatgagaaagacctcaagacttctggcatatgctgctcaaacagtttcacttttgtttttactgcctgtccctcccttctcacatttatctccagacttcttctccttgtccagatctattccgcccccaacaatcttctattcattgaactttttgaaactttgcacttttagggAGAGGTAAGGGATtaactgtgtacacaaatttgcagagggacaaatttgttgaggtctgttatttctcacctctatattatttatttatttcaaaaacatttttgctgttaacaagcatgttatctctggagacacaaatccacagtttgagaactgaaaaactaagcatctctgatggtatcttctagaccagcggtgggcaaactatggctcgcgggccacatccggcccacgggaccgttgtgcccggcccctgagctcctggccagggaggctatcccccagcccctcccacgctgttccccttcccccgcagcctcagctcactgtgccgcaAGCGcactgctctgggcagcagggctgcaagctcctggggtagcgcagctgcagccctgcctgactcggtgctctgtgctgcgtggtgcagcccacgctgccagccaccagtgctccaggcagagcagtaagggggcagggaatggtggaggggggttggatagagggcaggggggtggtctggggttgggggtgtggataggggtggggATCAGGAGGGTTGAATACGGGGCGGGGGTTCCGAAgggtggtcagggagaagggttggttggatgggggggcagtcaggggcaggagttccggGGGCGGTCGGGGACAGGacgaaggggtggttggatggcggaggggtcccgggggggagggttggatggggcagttaggggcgggggtccgggggcgatcaggggacagaCAGCAGCGGGGGTGGATGAGGTAGGGGGGCATCAGGTGacgagaagcgggggggggggtcagataaggggcgggggccgggccacgcctggctgtttggggaggcacaacctcCCCTAAtgggccctccatacaatttctgaaaccggatgcggccttcaggccaaaaagtttgcccacccctgttctagactgagcaccgagtcccattgggtagatagaaagattcatctaaataatttatacagaagcccctggaaccccataagattgggtccctaatccatgaactattggaactcatttacaaaatgtttcttaaacattacatgaatatattgtctcatactatagaattagaatttataatccctattccatgatgagatatctttgagctataatgtgtcTTAGTTTTTTCGTCAAAAAgcatttcataaaaaaaaaaatctgatttaaataaaaaaatccaatttttacaattttttttttaaatcattgatttttatccaccctgctagACAGCCACGTTCAGAGTAGGGGTAATCACTGAATTAGTCAAGCAGAACAGGTGCAACTGTGGGGATCCAAATGGCCAGCTAAACAAAGACACTACTAACTTTACCACTGTTTATTTAATAGGATCCCCAAGGCCCTCTTAGGCCTGCACTGTGTGGGGTATCTGATAACACAGTTGCAAGCTGCCCATTCATCCTCTGCATGGCAGCCCATTTCTGGTGAGGACCAATTTAGCTACTCTATGAAGAGACCCACCTGTAAACCGTAATGAAACCCTCTGCTATTTCTGAGTGTGATCCTTGTGAGCCCTTGGGGGTGAACAGCGGGGCTTAATGCACTGGCTTCAGGCAGAATATACAGAGCACATTTGATATCCATGATCTATTGTTCTTTTTCAACAGGTAAAATTAATGACTGAATGGTTCTGCAAATATATTGAAACACTAGACAGCAGAACGCTCTAAAATGCATAAGCTTGTTGTACAGAAGTTTTAATAGATTATACTCCTCTAGTGTAATGCAGGTTTACTCCTTTATTGATGGCTAAAAAGGTTTTAGTGCATTTCTGTATGCATTTTGGTTTGAGGAAGTTTATTTTTGATATTTATTCTCTTACTAGGCCAGCATCTTGCATGGATTTCATAATGGCCTCCCCAGCAAGGCTCAGTTGACTAGTTTTGATCTAGGCAATACATCTCTTCCTATAGTAAACTTCCTCCCCTGACACTTCCAGGAAAGGTTCAGTATGATATCTGAGAGCTTTAGTAATGGACCTGTCAACTATCAGATTCCCATTGTGTTGTTACcaagccattttttaaaaggaatactTGTGTTTGTTTCACAGACTGGCTTCCCATTTAAAATTAGCTCTTACCGTGCAACTACCACCATTCCTACAGGGGTTGCTGTCACACTCGCTGATTTCATGTTCACAGTCAACACCAGTGAAACCAGGTTTGCATGAACATGTGTAACTGCCTTGGCCAGTGTTCAGACAAGTAGCTCCATTTTTGCATGGTTTGTGGTGGGTGCAGTAGTTGAGATCTGCAAAGACAAATGTTAGAAATTTTGACAACCTAATAGAACCCACTCATTTGCCAAAATATGACAGCACAAAAcgtgaaaacaaacattttagacAGCAAAAAAATAGAGTTTTAGCTAAGAgggttttcattttgttgtcaGCAGAATGAATACAGATTATTTAACTCTCCAAATCACCAATAAATCTGTTATTTCTCCCATCACAGTATATCTAAGCTCCAAAATGTGGAAGACCTGGCAAACCTTTAACTGTATAAGTGCCTTAAGTATACtctcccctgtgtgtgtgtataaacccATTAGCCTTAATGGGATTTAGATGTGCACTTATCAAGTTGAAAAGTGTACATCCTGTGAAAGACAACACATGCCTTGACAAACTTAACAATAAGCCTTGCCTTATTCACACTTAAGAAACCTAACCGTATCACAACCATCTCCGCAGCTATTTACATTGTTTTACAACCGTAGTTTATGATCTCAGTTTCAACGATATAACTATGGCCTTGAGGACACATTCGGTTGGCTAAAGTTCAGAGATTCAATGGGTGAGCAAGTAAAGTGGTCTGGTATCCCTTAAAACAGAACCTCTGCTTTTCAAGCTTGCTCTAGGAGTTTTCTCACACACTCCAGACTCATGACGAGTTTACTTCCTCATGTGTAGAAATAAGGAAGGCTCAAATGGCGGTATTTACTTCTGTTGGAGTTAGTAAACTGCTTTATTTCTACTAATAAATAGCTGAACTTACAGTTCTTGTTTGAACAAGCAAAAAGACTGCATATTCAGCATTTCAAccagtttttaaagaaaaagccaaaattaaaaaaaagttaatttatgTTTTCATGTATACTATTAATAAAGTATGACAGTTAGCATGAGAGAGACTTTCAACAAATTGTTGTCTATTGACATTTCACTGGAAGAGATTTAGTCCAGATGCTCTgggttagggcttgtctacacaaacaattAGTTCAAGACAAGCTAGGAGGTGAATCTATCCTGCACTAACTAACCTGCTGTGGAGTAACTGTCCATATGCACCCTGCTGAGGCACATTAACAATTGGTTAGagcactctaattttttcaaggATTAGAGCAGTCTGCAAGGAGGctagtgggggtgagggggtagattcacaccccagcttgcagcgaattaaatgtttgtgtagacaagcctttacaTTTCTTAGCTCAGTACCATGAAATACACAAACTAACCTTGGTCACAGAAGAGGCCACCCCAGCCTTCATCACATATGCACTGCCACTGTGTTTTACAAGTCCCGTGGCGGCAGCCTATATGAGGAATGCACTCATCACAATAACGGCCTTGCCAGCCAGGACGacagctagaaaaaaaaataattaaaatgttaattactATAAAAGGTTAAAGTTGCTGTCAAGTTCAGGTTGAGATCATCATCTACTCACATGCACTCTCCTGGCTTGTTGCAATATCCATTTTGCTCAGTACAACCAGACAGACAGATGGctataacaaaaaaaaacacaacagaaaGATTTAAATACATCTGGCAATATagtttacactttaaaaaaaataaaaattgctttttaataaatatattgaaACCTACAACACACtttaaaactttcatttaaaaattcagatCACAGGCATCTTTGGAGCAGAAAGAAGTGAACCAGAGAAAGCCAGCATTTGCTGTGAACAGAGGTGTCCTTTAGTTTTTCTGTTTACACAACAAACATGGCCTCCTGCTTCTTTAAAGCTTGAGGAAAAAAACAAGAAGAGGTGGCCGTGTCCTCTCACTATTGCATCTCCTCTGGGGGTAGCAGTGGTGAAAGAATGAGCACAGGCAAGCTGCTGTCATTTCAACTCACAATATAGATGCCACAGTGGTTACAACGTTGCTATCCTGTCTACCCTAGCTCTCATCATTGCTGCCACCTGTGGAATTGCACCAGAACTACCAGAAGCTGAAAGTGttgagggggaggaaggaagccactgTAGGCAAGGCCTCATTAGGCACGTCTTTTTCTTTCCAGTGCTGTGAGCCTAGGGGTCAGTGTGAGGCCGGGCTCGGTGTAGCTCTATTATTTAACTGTGTAAATGGGGTTGGAGACAGGACCTGtttgttaggccttggctacagcTAGGAAAAAAGGTTTGTTCTAATCAACTGCTAGGGCTAAGGCAGGGCTAAGCCCTAATGAAGACAAGGCAGCGCATGAGAGAAACTCTCTTTAGCGCCTAGCCCTGCTAGCACGTGTGCGAACTACACTTGTCTTCACTAGGCTCTCCCTGGACTCTGCTATGGGGGGCTAGCGAGGCGTGGCACGATCACCCCGCTTCCCAGTCAATACCCCCTCTAGGGGCGAGAGGGGGCGGCCTGGCCGCTAGAAAGAGGAGCTAACAGCCGCAGGATCACCCCGCGGATCAGCATGGGGGAGGGCGCGCTGATGGCCGCCCTGGGAGTTGAATCACCGGCCCCAGAGGGTTCGCGGCTGGGAagaggctggaggggggagcccggggTTAGGGGAAGGCGGCTCGCCCCCGCCCCGCCACTACTCCCTGTGGCGCCGGCACACGGCAGTGCCACGCGCTCCGAGCTCGCAGCCTGTTGGTTTCTGCAGCACGCGTTAGCTCTAGCGCGCGCCCTTTGCTCCCTGCACCCTCCGGAGCAGCGCTCGAGGACTTCCCCGCCCCCAGGCGCTGGCACGCGCCGCTTTCAGCTTTACCACCTATGGGCAGCCCGGCAACAGGCGCGAGGCGGCAGCGGCTGCCCACGCAGCAGCCCCGCCCCTCAGGTGGGGCCGATAGGATTCCTGGAAGGGAGCGCTGTGgcagtgcaggggaggggtgtgtcgGGATCCCCCTGCCCGGAGCGGCGGGCGGTGTCACTTACGCTCGGTGCAGTACTCGCCGGTCCAGCCCGGCAGGCAGGCCACGCTGCCGTCCGGCTCGCACACGTAGTGGCCGAAGGTGTCGTTGCGGCGCTTGCAGAGGCGGGAGCAGCTGTCCCCGTAGTAGTGCTCGCTGCAGATCACCCGGTAGGAGAACCGCAGCTGGGTCTGCGAGCTGCTCTGCTCGTCCTGGGACCAGTTCTCGCCCACCGCCAGCGGCCGCCGGATCGACACCTGACTGATCAGCCACTCCTTGGCCGGGGCCCGAGAACCTGCGGCACACACACAGCTCGGGCTCAGTGCTGCTGCGAGATACAGCCCTCTCCAGCTCCCCCGCACTGCATCCCCGAGCCAGTGCACCCCCAACCGGTGCCACCCCACAGCGCATCTCATTGTCATCCCAGAGCTGTACCCTGACTCTATGCTACACCCCACAGTGCCATCTCCTCAACCAGTGCCACTCGCAACTGCTCAACGCAACTAGTGGCACCACCTCGGCTAAATATCAAAATGTTAAAGATTTCTAAAAACTAAACAATGCACTTTACTTTATCGATGTAATGGCACCGATCCTGATCCCAGTGATAGCATTactatttttccatttaaatgaaaaaaggaCCAAGGTCGGGCCCGGAAACTGCATTAATCATAGCAACACGTAAACATCATTGTATTGTTTACGTCAGATAAAGGGATAATTTATCTGACGTAACTGGAGGGACAATTTCAAAGAAGCATGGTGCATTCTGCCATTTGTTTGCATGCGATAGGGAAAAAGGCACACACAATGTGCTAATGCAAAGCGTACCAGCGTGGAGTTCAGGAACAGCACTTCAGCTATTGTCTCCAGTATCAATGATTATTAACCATGAACCTAAGAGGCTTTGCAGAAAGCTTTTCAAAGTGAGAACAGTTGTGCTGTTGAAATATCCTTTTCCTCTATgtcagaaaaacatcccaaagccATTATTCCTTTTCCAAAGGGCGGAATTTGAAAAAGGTGTAAAATACAGGAAAAGGCAGTCATGACTTTTTGGCAGCCTTGTAGTTTTCTCACCAAAGAGCTCCTTTCTTTCCCACGCCAAAAATAAACTGGAGGAAACGCAATTGTGTTGGAGATTAGGTAGGGGACAAAATCAAAGCAAACCTGATGGATATCATTTAGGGAATAGCTCCCGATTGTAGGATAAAGCTAGCACCGAGATTATAGTATAAACATCGGAATTCAATAAGGTCAATTTAGTTTACTTTAAAACTTTTCTAGTGACGTTGACAGGTTAACTATTTCGGATTAGTTTACAGACAAGTATCGAATTTTAGGAAACGGTCGCCCCCTCGTGATTGCTAAGTGCAGTGTCATATTCACCTTCTGGAAGGTAATTTGCAGGAGCATGCCAGGCTTCAATGATCAGTGAGAAAGTTCCCTGCGAATGGAAACAAAACATAAGTGAGAGGAAGATACAGAATGTAAGACAAGCGAGATCTTGAGTTAGATTGATCAGAAAAGGTTTTGGTCTGTCACAGAGTCTTCCTTGCAGCTGAAACAATTGGGTGAAACAAGGAAACCGTAGTGCTGCCAGGTCGGagatatacattttaattaaTCTAATTGCAGATAGCATTACTTTGTCCGAGTCAATGAAACGGAGCTTCCTTAGGGCTGTTTTCATCTCTTGGGAAAACGTTTCTCGTGTCTTTCACTGACAAgggcattttatttttcttttgatggTTAGAAGGTTTCTCtcaacccctccccacccacccccctctctctctcacacacacacgttttgTTGTATGCAAATTTTCCCAGCTTGCATGTATGTACATCTCTCTTCAAGTAATACTGACATCTATGCTTATAGACTGGATGTAATATTCCATCTCTTTCTTCTTTTCAAGGAAGTTATGGAAATAAGTCTAAGGACGAAAGTAGTTTGTTTTCACTAAAGATTAACAGCGCACTCTGTTTAACCTTTTATCCCCCCTCCATAAAATTTAAATCATGTTTAAGGTGGGATCTCACCGGCCACGTGAAGTTGAAGGGTAACTTAATGGGGCTTCCAAATCTCTCTGTTTCTTTGACGCTGAAGGAGTTTACTCCCAGGACTGGTGTGACGATGCTCCCGAAAGTACAGGAACCCGGAGAGACCACTGCCTGAAAATGCTTCAGACAGACGCGAAAGAAGGTCCTACAGTGGGGCGAACACGGTTTTCCGCTAGCCAGGGACCCCTGGCTATTCGCAAATTCGTGCAGCTCCAGTTGGAAGACGCCAGAGCCGGACACCCTCTGCACAAAGAAGAGACATACAAAAGAGCCACATCAGCGCTTACCCCAGGTTTTGCCATACAACTAGCTTCCATCACCCAATTACATTTAGGACCACTCATTCAGtgaaccccccctttttttttcaatGCGTGATTACCTGCTGCAAAATCATTAACAGAAACGTCAAGCCAAAGATGCGCAAAGCTGCCATCCTCCTGTTATTCAAGGCTTCACACTTTTACTGGGAATTGGGTTTAATTTTCCTCCGATATTCCTCAATTGGTCCAAGTAAATGCTTCTTCCTTGAGACAAAAAGTCGTCACAGCAATTCAGATAGAACACCCTGTCCTTCCAATTATTCCTCAAGCACCGGCAGAAAATGGAAGGTATAATCCAGGTGTTTAAACCATCCCCCTCTGGGAATTAATCCTGCAGCCAACGAGCAAACTCTGATTGCTTTAGTCGCCTTTATAAACTCCAAAGCCGAGTGGATTTGGTGAGAGACGCACAGGGGGAGTGTTTAGTGTTGAACCGCTCCTCCTTCACCGGAGCTAACAGCGCTCAGTAAATGGAAAACTTGCTTCCCTTCGAGCTGTTTATATAGTTGCCTCTTGTCCTCGCAAGCTCATTATGTAAACTGTCAGTCAGACTCACGGGCgatccctccccctttttcatCTTTCCTTTCTGGAAAAAGAACCCAATGTTGTGGAGAGCCCTCATATCCAGAATTAataccctgctgctgctgctgctgctgcactgacCACCAAGGAGTCGAGCTGATGATTAACAAGCCAAGCATCTGTTGAGATATTTACAGCACTCACACTGGGAGACTTCCATCGAAAATCAG encodes:
- the DLL4 gene encoding delta-like protein 4 isoform X2, translating into MAALRIFGLTFLLMILQQRVSGSGVFQLELHEFANSQGSLASGKPCSPHCRTFFRVCLKHFQAVVSPGSCTFGSIVTPVLGVNSFSVKETERFGSPIKLPFNFTWPGTFSLIIEAWHAPANYLPEAICLSGCTEQNGYCNKPGECICRPGWQGRYCDECIPHIGCRHGTCKTQWQCICDEGWGGLFCDQDLNYCTHHKPCKNGATCLNTGQGSYTCSCKPGFTGVDCEHEISECDSNPCRNGGSCTDMENGYHCLCPPGYYGAHCEHSALTCVDSPCFNGGTCLEKDQGASYTCRCPLGFTGSNCEKKVDRCTSNPCANGGHCFDLGQLRVCRCRAGFSGQKCEININECTRNPCSNGGSCHDLINDYTCTCLPGYTGRNCDIKTRDECASGPCQNGATCYDGLYNANFLCNCPYGFMGSRCEFPVYTVPVPYPPKPVPWIAISMGVGLVALLVLFCMIAMVIRQMRRHPEQDLETMNNLSDFQKDNLIPASQLKNTNKNKDLEVDCGLEKSNYKPKNHILDYNLVKDLPSRGTQEDKYYKSEKCLGEKPPLRLYSEKPECRISAICSPRDSMYQSVFVITEERNECVIATEV
- the DLL4 gene encoding delta-like protein 4 isoform X1, with translation MAALRIFGLTFLLMILQQRVSGSGVFQLELHEFANSQGSLASGKPCSPHCRTFFRVCLKHFQAVVSPGSCTFGSIVTPVLGVNSFSVKETERFGSPIKLPFNFTWPGTFSLIIEAWHAPANYLPEGSRAPAKEWLISQVSIRRPLAVGENWSQDEQSSSQTQLRFSYRVICSEHYYGDSCSRLCKRRNDTFGHYVCEPDGSVACLPGWTGEYCTEPICLSGCTEQNGYCNKPGECICRPGWQGRYCDECIPHIGCRHGTCKTQWQCICDEGWGGLFCDQDLNYCTHHKPCKNGATCLNTGQGSYTCSCKPGFTGVDCEHEISECDSNPCRNGGSCTDMENGYHCLCPPGYYGAHCEHSALTCVDSPCFNGGTCLEKDQGASYTCRCPLGFTGSNCEKKVDRCTSNPCANGGHCFDLGQLRVCRCRAGFSGQKCEININECTRNPCSNGGSCHDLINDYTCTCLPGYTGRNCDIKTRDECASGPCQNGATCYDGLYNANFLCNCPYGFMGSRCEFPVYTVPVPYPPKPVPWIAISMGVGLVALLVLFCMIAMVIRQMRRHPEQDLETMNNLSDFQKDNLIPASQLKNTNKNKDLEVDCGLEKSNYKPKNHILDYNLVKDLPSRGTQEDKYYKSEKCLGEKPPLRLYSEKPECRISAICSPRDSMYQSVFVITEERNECVIATEV